Proteins co-encoded in one Ruegeria sp. HKCCD4315 genomic window:
- a CDS encoding VOC family protein, whose translation MRTSALRLRVDDPRQLAAFYRDILGMSVREEGANVRVGYAGEDADLLLLPDGGGYTHDRGQRYWKIGITVPDVDLAATHLRARGVPVSDPNQFLDIGYMCHLADPEGFVIELLQHDFEGNRPLHAADPDAPFAQARIGQITLRTGDIAAEDEFWRGQGMSLLSMQDVAPYGFDLHFYAFTQETPPNPDLWSVENREWLWKRPYTTLEFQHVAGAQFGPVPDYQGIEIEGVPEPLTDAFGDPILPG comes from the coding sequence ATGAGGACCTCTGCCCTGCGTCTGCGGGTCGATGATCCGCGCCAGTTGGCGGCCTTTTATCGAGACATTTTGGGCATGTCCGTCAGGGAAGAAGGCGCAAACGTTCGTGTAGGTTATGCGGGCGAGGATGCAGACCTTCTGTTGCTGCCCGACGGCGGTGGATACACGCATGACCGGGGCCAGCGTTATTGGAAAATCGGCATAACCGTACCGGATGTTGATCTTGCTGCGACCCATCTGCGCGCGCGGGGTGTTCCGGTAAGCGATCCGAACCAGTTCCTGGATATCGGCTACATGTGTCATCTGGCCGACCCTGAAGGCTTTGTCATCGAGCTGCTGCAACATGATTTCGAAGGCAACCGGCCTTTGCACGCTGCTGATCCCGATGCGCCGTTCGCGCAGGCGCGGATCGGTCAGATCACTTTGCGGACCGGGGACATCGCGGCTGAAGACGAGTTTTGGCGCGGGCAAGGCATGTCGTTGTTATCCATGCAAGACGTTGCGCCATACGGATTTGACCTGCATTTCTATGCCTTCACGCAGGAAACGCCTCCAAATCCCGATCTATGGTCGGTTGAAAACCGGGAATGGCTGTGGAAACGGCCCTATACAACGCTGGAATTTCAGCACGTTGCGGGGGCTCAGTTCGGGCCTGTGCCAGATTATCAGGGCATTGAAATCGAAGGCGTGCCTGAACCTCTGACTGACGCCTTTGGTGATCCGATCCTGCCGGGTTGA
- a CDS encoding HNH endonuclease, with protein sequence MTNSDPICPLCDRPIPDGGGSLHHLIPKLKGGKGGPTVLLHQICHKEVHATLTEAELARNFNTVEALRAHPRLEKFLNWVRKRPPGFRSKVPGKRRGR encoded by the coding sequence ATGACGAACAGCGATCCGATCTGCCCGCTCTGCGACCGCCCGATCCCCGACGGAGGCGGCAGCCTGCATCATCTGATCCCAAAACTCAAAGGAGGCAAGGGCGGACCAACCGTTCTTTTGCATCAGATCTGCCATAAAGAGGTCCACGCCACCCTGACCGAGGCCGAACTGGCACGCAATTTCAACACAGTCGAAGCCCTGCGCGCGCATCCAAGGCTGGAAAAGTTCCTGAACTGGGTTCGCAAACGCCCACCCGGCTTTCGGTCAAAGGTTCCAGGCAAACGGCGCGGACGGTGA
- a CDS encoding porin has product MKKVLFATTALIATAGVAAAEVKFSGYGRFGLGYVEDRSGTVPNISTSGGVVTTINSAVVDTDDAILVSRFRLNIDGIVETDGGVRFEGRVRLQADEDSSTGEANSAGLNGARFSVIFGGLRVDAGNVAGAFDNLANYYGNEVGLELFAGQYSGVNYSFLGYSSTGSGSNAVFFQYSVGDFAFGASYDQGTIGLNGVATDVDRWDISATYTFNNITAAVAYGQTDAGISGVSDPSLTVLTLGAEFGDFSGTLFVADDATEVAATDGTAWGLSAAYNLGAATTLLFTYGDGNADADLQQVAIGATYDLGGGASLRGGIGVNDCDICADSTIVADFGAQFNF; this is encoded by the coding sequence ATGAAAAAAGTTCTCTTCGCAACTACGGCGCTGATCGCGACCGCAGGCGTTGCAGCAGCTGAAGTTAAATTCAGCGGTTACGGCCGTTTTGGTCTGGGCTACGTTGAAGATCGTTCCGGTACCGTTCCGAACATCTCCACTTCGGGTGGCGTTGTTACCACCATCAACTCCGCAGTTGTTGACACCGACGACGCAATCCTGGTTTCGCGTTTCCGTCTGAACATCGACGGCATCGTAGAAACTGACGGTGGCGTTCGTTTCGAAGGTCGTGTTCGTCTGCAAGCTGACGAAGACAGCAGCACCGGTGAAGCAAACTCGGCCGGCCTGAACGGCGCACGCTTCTCGGTCATCTTCGGCGGTCTGCGTGTTGACGCGGGCAACGTTGCAGGTGCCTTCGACAACTTGGCAAACTACTATGGCAACGAAGTAGGTCTGGAACTGTTCGCAGGCCAGTACTCGGGTGTTAACTACAGCTTCCTGGGTTACTCGTCGACCGGTTCGGGTTCGAACGCTGTGTTCTTCCAGTACTCGGTTGGTGACTTCGCATTCGGCGCGTCGTACGACCAAGGCACCATTGGTCTGAACGGTGTTGCAACCGACGTTGACCGTTGGGACATCAGCGCGACCTACACCTTTAACAACATCACCGCCGCTGTGGCCTATGGTCAGACCGACGCTGGTATTTCTGGTGTTAGCGATCCGAGCCTGACCGTTCTGACCCTGGGTGCAGAATTCGGTGACTTCTCGGGTACTCTGTTCGTTGCAGACGACGCAACCGAGGTCGCAGCAACTGACGGCACCGCATGGGGTCTGTCGGCAGCCTACAACCTGGGCGCTGCAACCACCCTGCTGTTCACCTACGGTGACGGTAACGCTGATGCCGACCTGCAGCAGGTTGCCATTGGTGCGACCTACGACCTGGGTGGCGGTGCATCGCTGCGCGGTGGTATCGGTGTAAACGACTGCGACATCTGCGCAGACTCGACCATCGTTGCTGACTTCGGTGCTCAGTTCAACTTCTAA
- a CDS encoding SDR family oxidoreductase, whose amino-acid sequence MQGKTVLITGASRGIGAEAGRVFAAAGANVALVARSHDQIDALAAALGDQAIALACDVSDFAQVEQAVATCVDHFGGLDVLIGNAGVIDPIFHLSNADVEAWSKAIDINLKGVFYGMRAALPIMRAAGGGSILTISSGAASNPVEAWSHYCASKAGAKILTECLHLEEAHNGIRAMGLSPGTVATDMQRSIKASGINPVSQLDWDVHIPADWPARALLWMCSDDADEFLGTEISLRLEDIRKRVGLI is encoded by the coding sequence ATGCAGGGTAAAACGGTACTCATTACAGGGGCCAGCCGGGGAATCGGGGCCGAAGCGGGGCGCGTTTTTGCCGCGGCCGGGGCAAATGTCGCCTTGGTGGCACGTAGCCACGACCAGATCGACGCTTTGGCTGCTGCGCTGGGCGATCAGGCCATCGCGTTGGCGTGTGATGTCAGCGATTTTGCTCAGGTCGAACAGGCTGTGGCCACGTGCGTGGATCATTTCGGTGGGTTGGATGTTTTAATTGGTAATGCCGGTGTGATCGATCCGATCTTTCATCTCTCGAACGCGGATGTAGAGGCTTGGAGCAAGGCGATCGACATCAACCTTAAAGGTGTCTTTTACGGAATGCGCGCCGCGCTGCCGATCATGCGGGCCGCTGGCGGGGGAAGCATTCTGACCATCTCGTCCGGGGCGGCATCAAATCCGGTTGAAGCTTGGAGCCACTACTGCGCCTCCAAGGCCGGGGCTAAAATACTGACGGAATGTCTACATCTGGAAGAGGCCCATAACGGCATTCGCGCTATGGGCTTGTCACCGGGAACTGTGGCCACGGATATGCAGCGGTCGATCAAGGCCAGCGGCATCAATCCGGTCAGTCAACTGGATTGGGATGTGCACATTCCCGCAGACTGGCCCGCGCGGGCGCTGCTCTGGATGTGTTCCGATGATGCGGATGAGTTTTTGGGCACCGAAATCTCGCTGCGGTTGGAAGACATCCGCAAACGGGTTGGGCTGATATGA
- the lptE gene encoding LPS assembly lipoprotein LptE, whose amino-acid sequence MSLFNRRTLLLMPLAACFLGAACGFQPVYAPGGTGSQLYGKVAVSEPNNVDSYLLVQNLEQQLGRSAGAVSAYKLDVRVTTVTRGAAITTTNETQRYTIDGRAQYTLRSNETGQIVASGTASDFVSYSAAGSTVSTLADERDAKDRLMVILSSQIVNRLNATPDLAT is encoded by the coding sequence ATGTCGTTGTTTAACCGCAGAACCCTTTTGCTGATGCCGCTGGCCGCCTGTTTCCTTGGCGCGGCCTGTGGCTTCCAACCGGTCTATGCGCCCGGTGGAACGGGTTCGCAGTTATACGGTAAGGTTGCAGTGTCCGAGCCGAACAATGTCGACAGCTATCTTCTGGTCCAGAATCTGGAACAGCAACTGGGTCGCAGCGCCGGTGCGGTCAGCGCGTACAAACTGGACGTGCGGGTCACGACCGTGACGCGTGGGGCCGCGATCACCACGACGAATGAAACGCAACGGTACACGATTGACGGGCGGGCCCAGTATACGCTGCGGTCCAACGAAACCGGACAAATCGTAGCCTCGGGCACGGCCTCCGACTTTGTGTCTTACTCCGCCGCAGGTTCAACCGTTTCCACACTGGCTGATGAGCGCGACGCCAAAGACCGCCTGATGGTTATTCTGTCGAGCCAGATCGTGAACCGACTGAATGCAACACCGGATCTGGCCACATGA
- a CDS encoding TIGR03862 family flavoprotein, whose product MAQAVVIGAGPAGLMAAEQLAAAGHSVLVAEAKPSVARKFLMAGKSGLNLTKDEPFGTLIRAYGEAADWLNPMISAFDSEAVQRWARDLGQPLFTGSTGRVFPEVMKASPLLRAWLARLSDAKVEVKTRWRWTGWEGEALIFNTPDGPRSISPDATVLALGGASWARLGSDGQWSEALASRGVALAPFEPANSALSVDWSDHMRPHFGAALKSVRWIAGDSESRGEAAISAKGLEGGGLYSLTPTLRAGQPLFVDLVPDLDQQTLEARYGAKRSKVTMSQWLRKSLNLSPQKVALFHEMVKRSGTGQPDQIAVLKKLPILHAGLRPIDEAISTAGGVKRASLDDGLMLTALPGVFCAGEMLDWEAPTGGYLLTACLATGRRAGLAAADWLEKTR is encoded by the coding sequence ATGGCGCAGGCAGTGGTGATCGGAGCAGGCCCCGCCGGGTTGATGGCCGCTGAACAACTGGCCGCTGCAGGGCATTCCGTGCTGGTGGCCGAGGCCAAACCGTCAGTCGCGCGTAAGTTCCTGATGGCTGGAAAATCCGGGCTGAACCTGACCAAAGATGAGCCGTTCGGTACCTTGATCCGCGCATACGGCGAGGCTGCGGATTGGTTGAATCCGATGATTTCTGCTTTCGATTCCGAGGCAGTACAGCGCTGGGCGCGTGACTTGGGTCAGCCCTTGTTTACGGGTTCAACAGGCCGGGTTTTTCCCGAGGTTATGAAAGCCTCTCCCTTGTTGCGGGCCTGGCTGGCCCGGTTAAGCGATGCAAAGGTTGAGGTCAAAACCCGCTGGCGCTGGACAGGTTGGGAAGGCGAGGCGCTGATATTTAACACACCCGACGGGCCGCGCAGTATTTCACCAGATGCCACCGTACTGGCGCTGGGTGGGGCAAGCTGGGCACGCCTTGGCTCGGATGGTCAGTGGTCAGAGGCTCTTGCGAGCAGAGGTGTGGCTCTGGCTCCTTTCGAGCCTGCGAATTCTGCCCTGTCCGTGGATTGGAGCGACCATATGCGGCCGCATTTTGGGGCCGCGTTGAAATCGGTCCGTTGGATAGCAGGCGATTCTGAAAGTCGCGGGGAAGCCGCAATTTCTGCAAAGGGGCTGGAGGGCGGCGGGCTGTATTCGCTCACCCCAACCTTGCGTGCCGGACAGCCGTTGTTTGTGGATTTGGTGCCCGATCTGGATCAGCAAACCCTTGAGGCGCGCTATGGCGCGAAACGGTCGAAGGTTACAATGTCCCAATGGCTTAGAAAGTCGCTGAACCTATCGCCTCAGAAGGTTGCGTTGTTTCATGAGATGGTGAAACGCAGCGGCACAGGTCAACCAGATCAGATTGCAGTGTTAAAGAAACTGCCCATCCTGCACGCTGGTCTGCGCCCGATAGACGAAGCAATCTCGACAGCAGGGGGCGTAAAAAGGGCGTCATTGGATGACGGGCTGATGCTGACCGCGTTGCCGGGTGTGTTCTGCGCCGGAGAGATGTTGGACTGGGAGGCCCCGACAGGGGGTTATTTGCTGACAGCCTGCCTGGCCACGGGGCGTCGGGCTGGTCTGGCAGCCGCAGATTGGCTGGAAAAGACCCGGTAG
- a CDS encoding DUF2125 domain-containing protein — protein MSVFLRRSCGAALAYALAIQGAFADLTADDVWANWQGYFTSMGYTVTGDESSTGRVTTISNMTLSLALPEEDGQFQMVMPEMTLTENGDGTVTVGVPENFPMVVTGQAEEGDFSATVNYTHKQLNMVVSGSPEDMTYDYTADTLGVVLDSIEVEGEAVPDDVFNLAVEANDLTGSSRMQIAENRDLTQTFNAASLTYNMNFQDPESGETGLINGQLDQLAFEGENVFPKDIDLSDPQSFYEAGFAFDGIFTYASGSTDLSGTSEGQAFSMNSTSEGGRFAATIDSQKLVYDIDQNSTKLAVTTADLPFPIEISMAKAGLNFEFPVQQSDEVQPFGLGFNLTDFTMSDVLWGIFDPAGALPRDPATIALDATGTAKVLMNIFDPEIDIESDEAPGELHSLKINELLVSLVGAKLTGDGDFAFDNSNTEEFDGLPSPSGVANLQLVGANQLIDTLIGMGIISDNDALGARMMMGLMAVPGEQPDTLNSTIEFTEDGQILANGQRLK, from the coding sequence ATGTCCGTTTTCTTACGCCGCAGTTGCGGTGCAGCTTTGGCCTATGCCTTAGCCATTCAGGGTGCGTTTGCCGACCTGACGGCTGATGATGTCTGGGCCAATTGGCAAGGCTATTTCACCTCGATGGGATACACCGTCACGGGCGACGAAAGCTCGACAGGTCGCGTAACCACCATTTCGAACATGACACTTTCATTGGCACTGCCCGAAGAGGACGGGCAATTCCAAATGGTCATGCCAGAGATGACGCTGACGGAAAACGGTGACGGAACAGTGACTGTCGGTGTGCCGGAAAACTTTCCAATGGTCGTCACGGGTCAGGCTGAGGAAGGCGACTTTTCGGCGACTGTGAACTACACTCACAAACAGTTGAACATGGTGGTTTCGGGCTCTCCCGAAGACATGACCTATGACTACACCGCCGATACGCTGGGTGTAGTATTGGACTCGATCGAGGTCGAGGGCGAAGCGGTCCCGGATGATGTCTTTAACCTGGCGGTTGAGGCGAATGATCTGACAGGCAGCTCACGCATGCAGATTGCAGAAAACCGCGATCTCACCCAGACGTTCAACGCAGCCAGCCTGACCTACAACATGAATTTTCAGGATCCTGAAAGTGGCGAAACCGGATTGATCAATGGTCAGCTGGACCAACTGGCGTTCGAGGGCGAAAACGTGTTTCCGAAAGACATTGACCTTTCGGATCCGCAGTCCTTCTACGAGGCCGGTTTTGCCTTCGACGGCATCTTTACCTACGCTTCGGGCAGCACCGACTTGAGCGGCACCAGCGAAGGTCAGGCGTTCTCGATGAACAGTACGTCGGAAGGCGGACGCTTTGCCGCTACCATCGACTCTCAGAAACTGGTCTATGATATCGACCAAAACAGCACGAAACTTGCGGTGACGACCGCAGACCTGCCCTTCCCGATTGAGATCTCAATGGCCAAGGCCGGGCTCAACTTTGAGTTCCCGGTTCAGCAATCGGACGAGGTTCAGCCGTTTGGGTTGGGATTCAATCTGACCGATTTCACGATGTCAGACGTGCTGTGGGGCATTTTCGACCCCGCAGGCGCGCTGCCGCGTGATCCGGCAACGATTGCCCTGGATGCAACCGGAACGGCAAAGGTTCTGATGAACATCTTTGATCCGGAAATCGACATCGAGTCAGACGAAGCTCCGGGAGAGCTGCATTCTCTGAAAATCAACGAGCTTCTGGTGTCTTTGGTCGGTGCGAAACTGACAGGTGATGGCGATTTCGCGTTCGACAATTCGAACACCGAAGAATTTGACGGTCTGCCCAGCCCAAGCGGCGTTGCGAACCTTCAGCTTGTCGGCGCCAACCAGTTGATCGACACCCTGATCGGCATGGGCATCATTTCGGACAATGACGCCTTGGGCGCCCGGATGATGATGGGTCTGATGGCAGTTCCGGGCGAACAACCCGACACACTGAACTCGACCATCGAATTTACCGAAGATGGCCAGATTCTGGCAAATGGTCAGCGCCTTAAGTAA
- the holA gene encoding DNA polymerase III subunit delta, with product MKLSPREADGYFSKPDADKTGLLIYGADAMRVALKRQQVLAALLGPGAEEEMRLTRLPGSDLRGDPALLLDAVKAVGFFPGPRAVFVEEATETAAPSILAALEDWAPGDAQIIVTAGQLKPSSKIRKAFEAHPAAYAVGIYDDPPSRAEVERILTESGLKNIPRDVMSAISELAVSLSPGDFAQTVEKLSLYKRGDSSELTIEDVEACAPRSTEAALDEVLNVVAEGRAGDIGPLIRRLQAQGTNGVTLCIGATRHFRTLYACASDPGGAAQGIGKLRPPVYGKRRDRILRQAQGWGAPKLETALTVLTDTDLSLRSAGQTAPAMALVERAMIRLAMLARSR from the coding sequence ATGAAGCTGAGCCCGCGCGAGGCTGATGGATATTTCTCCAAGCCGGACGCGGACAAGACCGGGTTGCTGATCTATGGCGCAGATGCCATGCGGGTCGCGCTCAAGCGTCAGCAGGTTCTGGCAGCTTTGCTTGGCCCCGGTGCCGAAGAGGAAATGCGCCTGACACGCCTGCCCGGCAGCGACCTGCGCGGCGATCCCGCGTTGTTGCTGGATGCCGTCAAGGCCGTTGGGTTCTTTCCCGGTCCCCGCGCGGTATTTGTCGAAGAGGCCACCGAAACCGCAGCACCTTCGATACTGGCTGCGCTTGAGGATTGGGCCCCCGGAGACGCCCAGATCATCGTCACGGCCGGGCAGCTGAAACCCAGTTCGAAAATTCGCAAAGCGTTCGAAGCACATCCGGCGGCTTATGCGGTAGGCATCTATGACGACCCGCCATCCCGCGCCGAGGTGGAACGGATTCTGACCGAATCGGGCCTGAAGAACATACCCCGCGATGTCATGTCTGCCATCAGCGAGCTGGCCGTCAGCCTCAGCCCTGGCGATTTCGCCCAAACCGTTGAGAAACTGTCGCTTTACAAGCGCGGGGACAGTTCAGAACTGACCATCGAAGACGTCGAAGCTTGCGCCCCGCGCTCGACCGAGGCTGCTTTGGACGAAGTTTTGAACGTAGTGGCCGAAGGCCGCGCGGGCGATATCGGACCATTGATCCGGCGCTTGCAGGCGCAAGGGACAAATGGCGTGACATTGTGCATTGGGGCCACCCGCCATTTTCGCACGCTTTATGCCTGCGCCTCGGATCCGGGCGGCGCGGCACAAGGTATCGGAAAGCTGCGCCCGCCGGTTTATGGCAAGCGGCGGGACCGTATTCTGCGACAGGCGCAGGGATGGGGTGCACCCAAGCTGGAAACTGCGCTGACGGTTCTGACCGACACGGATCTATCGCTTCGGTCTGCGGGTCAAACGGCACCCGCTATGGCCCTGGTGGAACGCGCCATGATCCGCCTTGCGATGCTGGCGCGATCACGTTGA
- a CDS encoding enoyl-CoA hydratase/isomerase family protein, whose translation MIDLTKEDGLWITKINNPDKANALTGAMLAELAEIVEAATEAKALILTGAGKVFSAGADLDEARAGLATSDVWERLSGAIAALPCLTVAALNGTLAGGANGMALACDLRIAVPSAKFFYPVMKLGFLPQPSDPKRLAALVGPARAKLILMAGQKITAQEAYAFGLVDRIVEADHLMQTARDLVADSVNADPKIAAGIARLCS comes from the coding sequence ATGATCGATCTGACCAAAGAGGATGGTCTTTGGATCACCAAGATCAACAACCCGGACAAAGCCAACGCTCTGACCGGGGCGATGCTGGCGGAACTGGCTGAGATCGTCGAAGCTGCGACTGAGGCAAAGGCGTTGATCCTGACAGGTGCAGGCAAGGTGTTCAGTGCCGGTGCCGATCTTGATGAGGCGCGCGCCGGTCTGGCCACGTCGGATGTCTGGGAGCGTCTGTCTGGCGCTATTGCGGCTTTGCCCTGCCTGACCGTTGCAGCGTTGAACGGAACCCTGGCTGGTGGGGCCAACGGGATGGCCCTGGCCTGCGATCTGCGTATCGCGGTGCCTTCGGCCAAATTCTTTTATCCTGTGATGAAACTGGGATTTCTGCCGCAACCCTCCGATCCCAAAAGGCTGGCGGCTTTGGTCGGACCGGCGCGCGCAAAGCTGATTCTGATGGCGGGTCAAAAGATCACCGCGCAAGAGGCTTATGCGTTTGGATTGGTAGACCGGATTGTCGAGGCTGATCACCTGATGCAAACCGCACGCGATCTGGTGGCCGATAGCGTCAACGCCGACCCAAAGATTGCCGCCGGAATCGCTAGGTTGTGTTCATGA
- a CDS encoding DUF3576 domain-containing protein, with protein sequence MRLPTILGLIMLTATISACGQNQSATTTYTPNLAGGNSDERELNDPNRSTIWDIFDRSTAEQVTNVNRYLWAASLDVLNFLPVQEVDPFTGVIVTGYGTPPGGGRSYRATVHISDPALAARSLSVALQSSGGSPVSAATTRAVEDAILSRARQLRIADNKF encoded by the coding sequence ATGCGCCTGCCGACGATTTTGGGATTGATCATGCTGACCGCCACTATTTCGGCATGCGGGCAGAATCAAAGCGCCACGACGACTTATACGCCCAATCTCGCAGGCGGAAATTCCGACGAGCGAGAGTTGAATGACCCTAACCGCTCGACGATTTGGGATATTTTCGACCGCAGCACAGCCGAGCAGGTGACAAATGTGAACCGCTACCTGTGGGCGGCTTCACTTGATGTGCTGAACTTCCTGCCGGTTCAAGAGGTCGATCCATTTACCGGTGTGATCGTAACGGGTTACGGCACACCACCGGGTGGAGGACGCTCTTATAGGGCCACGGTTCACATCAGCGACCCGGCCCTTGCGGCACGGTCATTGTCGGTTGCCCTGCAATCCAGCGGAGGCTCTCCGGTCAGCGCGGCGACGACGCGTGCAGTCGAGGATGCGATTCTGTCTCGTGCCCGCCAGCTACGCATCGCGGACAACAAGTTCTAG
- the leuS gene encoding leucine--tRNA ligase, whose translation MSRYSANEIEAKWQEAWDKAGIFTANHKADKPKYYVLEMFPYPSGRIHMGHVRNYTMGDVIARHKLATGHNVLHPMGWDAFGMPAENAAMAIGGHPKDWTYGNIADMRGQMKPLGLSIDWSREFATCDPEYYGQQQALFLDMLEAGLVYRKNAVVNWDPVDMTVLANEQVENGRGWRSGALVERRELTQWFFKISDYSEELLDALDTLDNWPTKVRLMQENWIGKSRGLQFGFERTDGGDPITVYTTRPDTLLGASFVGISPDHPIAKQLEAENPEVAEFVAECRKGGTTEEAIETAEKLGYDTGIRVKHPLDPNWELPVWIANFILMDYGTGAIFACPAHDQRDLDFCRKYGLPVVDTFFALDDDTPVDKIAFVPPKTEKVRWVNHFAGLTEATGDEAINATVDFAEKAGWGEGVTKYRLRDWGLSRQRYWGCPIPVVHCDSCGVVPEKKENLPVRLPDDVTFDKPGNPLDRHPTWRDCACPKCGAPAKRETDTMDTFVDSSWYFARFTAPRSETPTDLAEAEYWMNVDQYIGGIEHAILHLLYSRFFARAMNTTGHLPKKAIEPFDALFTQGMVTHEIYQTRDANGRPVYHLPEDVTDGKLADGTEVEIIPSAKMSKSKKNVVDPVSIISAFGADTARWFVLSDSPPERDVEWTASGAEAAFKHLSRVHRIASEIAESDVPANAEDEALLREMHKAIHDVSGGVESFGFNASIAKLYAFTNTLAKSKAGTAAKREAAKTLAQLMSPMTPHLSEELWQLLGGEGLVATAAWPVADEAMLVDDTVTLPIQINGKRRAEISVSKDLAKDEVEKIALSTEAVQKALDGNAPKKVIVVPGRIVNVVV comes from the coding sequence ATGTCGCGCTACTCGGCCAACGAAATCGAAGCAAAATGGCAAGAGGCCTGGGACAAGGCCGGAATCTTCACCGCCAACCACAAGGCGGACAAGCCAAAGTATTATGTGCTTGAGATGTTCCCCTACCCCTCGGGCCGAATCCATATGGGGCATGTGCGCAACTACACCATGGGTGACGTGATTGCGCGTCACAAGCTGGCGACAGGACATAACGTGCTGCACCCGATGGGCTGGGACGCCTTCGGGATGCCTGCGGAAAACGCCGCGATGGCCATTGGTGGCCACCCCAAAGACTGGACTTACGGCAACATCGCCGACATGCGCGGGCAGATGAAGCCTTTGGGCCTGTCCATCGACTGGTCTCGTGAATTCGCCACCTGCGACCCTGAATATTACGGCCAGCAGCAAGCGTTGTTTCTGGATATGCTCGAAGCCGGGCTGGTTTACCGCAAAAACGCCGTGGTGAACTGGGATCCGGTCGACATGACCGTTCTGGCCAACGAACAGGTAGAAAACGGACGCGGCTGGCGTTCGGGCGCATTGGTCGAGCGTCGTGAACTGACGCAATGGTTCTTCAAGATTTCGGATTATTCCGAAGAATTGCTCGACGCGCTGGACACGTTGGACAACTGGCCCACCAAAGTGCGCCTGATGCAGGAAAACTGGATCGGCAAGTCGCGCGGCCTGCAATTCGGGTTTGAACGCACCGATGGTGGCGACCCAATCACGGTTTACACGACTCGTCCCGACACACTGCTGGGCGCGTCTTTTGTTGGTATCTCGCCGGATCATCCAATTGCCAAGCAGCTCGAGGCCGAAAACCCAGAAGTTGCTGAATTTGTTGCCGAATGCCGCAAAGGTGGTACCACCGAAGAGGCCATCGAGACGGCAGAAAAGCTGGGCTATGACACCGGTATTCGCGTCAAGCACCCGCTGGACCCGAACTGGGAACTGCCGGTTTGGATCGCGAACTTCATCCTGATGGACTACGGCACCGGCGCAATCTTTGCCTGCCCGGCACACGATCAGCGTGACCTTGATTTCTGCCGCAAGTATGGCCTGCCCGTGGTCGATACGTTCTTTGCGCTCGACGACGACACGCCGGTCGACAAAATCGCTTTCGTTCCGCCAAAAACCGAAAAAGTCCGCTGGGTGAACCATTTCGCGGGCCTGACCGAAGCAACGGGCGACGAGGCCATCAATGCCACCGTCGATTTCGCCGAAAAGGCCGGTTGGGGCGAAGGCGTCACCAAATACCGCCTGCGTGACTGGGGCCTCAGCCGCCAGCGCTATTGGGGCTGCCCGATTCCTGTTGTGCACTGCGATAGCTGCGGTGTGGTGCCCGAGAAGAAAGAAAACCTGCCAGTCCGCCTGCCCGACGATGTGACATTCGACAAACCGGGCAACCCGTTGGACCGCCACCCGACCTGGCGCGACTGTGCCTGCCCGAAATGTGGGGCTCCGGCCAAGCGCGAAACCGATACGATGGACACCTTTGTCGATTCGTCTTGGTATTTCGCCCGTTTCACTGCGCCGCGTTCTGAGACGCCCACCGATCTGGCCGAAGCTGAATACTGGATGAATGTCGATCAGTATATCGGCGGCATCGAGCACGCGATTCTGCACCTGCTCTATTCCCGATTCTTTGCACGTGCGATGAACACAACCGGTCACCTGCCGAAAAAGGCTATCGAGCCGTTCGATGCGCTGTTCACCCAAGGCATGGTGACGCATGAGATCTACCAGACTCGCGATGCAAACGGCCGCCCCGTCTATCACCTGCCCGAGGATGTGACTGACGGCAAGCTGGCTGATGGCACTGAGGTCGAGATTATCCCTTCGGCCAAGATGTCGAAATCCAAGAAGAACGTGGTGGACCCGGTCAGCATCATCTCGGCCTTCGGTGCCGACACCGCGCGCTGGTTCGTGCTGTCCGATTCGCCGCCCGAGCGGGACGTGGAATGGACCGCATCGGGCGCTGAGGCTGCATTCAAGCACCTCAGCCGTGTGCATCGCATCGCGTCGGAAATCGCCGAGTCGGACGTTCCGGCCAATGCCGAGGACGAAGCCCTGCTGCGCGAAATGCACAAGGCGATCCACGACGTGTCGGGTGGCGTCGAATCCTTTGGCTTCAACGCATCGATCGCCAAGCTGTATGCCTTCACCAACACGCTGGCCAAGTCCAAAGCTGGCACCGCGGCCAAACGCGAAGCAGCCAAAACGCTGGCGCAACTGATGTCGCCGATGACCCCGCACCTGTCTGAAGAGCTTTGGCAGCTGCTAGGTGGCGAAGGTCTGGTGGCCACCGCAGCGTGGCCTGTCGCCGATGAGGCGATGTTGGTCGACGACACCGTCACCCTGCCGATCCAAATCAACGGCAAGCGTCGTGCGGAAATCAGCGTCTCCAAGGATCTGGCCAAGGACGAGGTTGAAAAAATCGCGCTCAGCACCGAAGCTGTGCAAAAGGCGCTGGATGGTAACGCGCCCAAGAAAGTGATCGTAGTTCCAGGTCGGATCGTGAATGTCGTTGTTTAA